A genomic segment from Melanotaenia boesemani isolate fMelBoe1 chromosome 9, fMelBoe1.pri, whole genome shotgun sequence encodes:
- the slc13a5b gene encoding solute carrier family 13 member 5 produces MVLKLLSFHSVFFRMGFLRHLRSVKNGLILFLTPCLLLPLPLVIGTSEAECAYVIILMAVYWCTEVLPLAVTSLLPALLFPLFGIMESKDVCMQYMKDTNLLFVGGLMVAVAVEHWNLHKRIALRVLLLVGVRPALLMLGFMGVTAFLSMWISNTATTAMMVPIVQAVLGQLNSNEAEVPQILSSDEQELTSDTDNKSQTQTEKKNEGTGPVVVTLLDASIEIAKHKEAAERRRMCKGMTLCVCYAASIGGTATLTGTGPNLVLKGQMNQLFPENGDVINFASWFGFAFPNMIIMLTLAWLWLQFVFMGLNFKKTWGCRAVKTEKEIAAYNVILEQHRLLGPMSFGEISVLGLFTLLVLMWFTRDPGFVQGWATNIFNSTAEYVTDATVAIFVAILLFVLPSEPPRFCSWRSRSFDTSPHRPTGSTPPLLTWKVAQKKLPWGIVILLGGGFALAKGSEESGLSKWMGDQMTPLQTIPPWAIAIILCLLIATFTECTSNVATATLFLPVLASMSQSIGINPLYVMVPCTLSASFAFMLPVATPPNAIVFSYGYIKVADMAKTGIVMNIIGILCITLAINSWGRPLFHLNTFPAWANTTGV; encoded by the exons ATGGTGTTGAAGCTCCTTTCATTTCATTCGGTTTTCTTCAGGATGGGATTTCTCAGACATCTGCGCTCTGTCAAAAACGGGCTCATCCTTTTCTTGACTCCATGTCTTCTTCTTCCACTGCCTCTAGTCATCGGGACATCG GAGGCAGAATGTGCCTATGTGATAATCCTGATGGCGGTGTACTGGTGCACAGAGGTGCTACCACTGGCTGTGACTTCACTTCTCCCAGCTCtcctttttcctttgtttggCATAATGGAATCCAAAGAT GTGTGTATGCAGTACATGAAGGATACAAACCTGTTGTTTGTTGGAGGACTCATGGTCGCTGTGGCTGTGGAACACTGGAATCTGCACAAGCGCATTGCTTTGAGGGTGCTGCTTTTGGTTGGTGTGCGTCCAGCACT TTTGATGCTGGGCTTCATGGGTGTTACTGCGTTTTTGTCCATGTGGATCAGTAACACGGCTACCACAGCCATGATGGTGCCCATTGTTCAAGCAGTGCTGGGGCAGCTCAACAGCAATGAGGCAGAAGTACCTCAGATCCTCAGCTCAGATGAGCAGGAGCTGACATCAGACACTGACAACAAATCTCAaacacagacagagaaaaagaatgAGGGAACTG GCCCGGTGGTGGTGACTCTCTTGGATGCCTCAATAGAGATTGCCAAGCATAAGGAGGCAGCAGAAAGACGGAGGATGTGTAAAGGGATGACCCTGTGTGTTTGTTATGCAGCCAGCATTGGAGGCACTGCCACACTGACAGGAACCGGTCCCAATCTGGTGCTAAAGGGTCAGATGAACCA gCTGTTTCCTGAAAACGGGGATGTGATTAACTTTGCCTCCTGGTTCGGCTTTGCCTTCCCAAACATGATCATCATGCTCACGCTGGCCTGGCTTTGGCTGCAGTTTGTTTTCATGGGATTAAA CTTTAAGAAAACGTGGGGCTGCAGGGCTGTAAAGACAGAGAAGGAGATTGCTGCCTACAATGTAATCCTTGAGCAGCACCGCTTGTTGGGGCCCATGTCTTTTGGAGAGATAAGTGTCCTGGGTCTCTTCACTTTGCTGGTGCTCATGTGGTTCACAAGGGATCCAGGTTTTGTCCAGGGATGGGCGACAAATATCTTCAACTCCACAGCAGA GTATGTGACAGATGCCACAGTGGCCATCTTTGTGGCCATTCTTCTCTTTGTTCTGCCCTCTGAACCTCCACGTTTCTGTTCATGGAGGTCAAGGAGTTTTGACACAT CACCTCATCGGCCTACTGGCTCAACGCCACCTCTTCTCACCTGGAAAGTTGCTCAAAAGAAGTTACCATGGGGCATTGTGATTCTTCTTGGGGGAGGTTTTGCTCTAGCTAAGGGAAGTGAA GAATCTGGACTCTCAAAGTGGATGGGCGATCAGATGACCCCCCTGCAAACTATCCCTCCATGGGCAATTGCTATCATCTTATGCCTGCTGATTGCAACCTTCACAGAGTGCACCAGTAATGTGGCAACTGCAACTCTCTTTTTACCTGTCTTAGCCTCAATG TCTCAGTCCATTGGAATCAATCCACTGTACGTCATGGTGCCTTGTACTCTAAGTGCCTCATTTGCCTTCATGCTGCCTGTTGCCACTCCACCAAATGCCATAGTCTTCTCTTATGGATACATCAAAGTTGCTGACATG GCCAAGACGGGGATAGTCATGAACATCATCGGCATCCTGTGCATTACACTGGCCATTAACAGCTGGGGCAGGCCCTTGTTTCACCTGAACACTTTCCCTGCATGGGCCAACACCACAGGGGTGTGA
- the wdr81 gene encoding WD repeat-containing protein 81 — MDWLMHAVERDLGVDQRQQGPGPRPREVIALVPVRWVLALREKRVMRCARFESISAAEICTYLQSSQAKLPPGWTRVCIQGLRKSRLSYRLARDPCHQQMEPLSQDSYVKTMQCVSQHNVRNLWREAHYKLVQTYTGASEQMHITAVDAVRHALEKLFHSTFISPDKISPSLSPAREKEKDSYLPSGSSCFSKSQLDNLCPNILPAECLMETAEMLYVIQPYTQYSLHNIVSFSPAKLANSHAKVLFIIYQVLKALQACHAAGLSCGELSLQDIAVDEQLCSRLKLNIGHYEDLCTKGGADSDVTVKQEPQCVPPREMASVSHENKRLCKDCFDELKTLVLDWVHGRVSNFHYLMKLNRLAGRREGDPNYHPVLPWVVDFTVPFGKFRDLRRSKFRLNKGDKQLDFTYEMTKEALAAAVGNGVGGVGVGGDLSGCVGGGGAGQSEHLHVPHHISDVLSDITYYVYKARQTPKSVLCSHVRSQWEPNEYPASMERMQSWTPDECIPEFYTDPSIFRSIHPDMPDLDVPSWCKSCEEFIEVHRRLLESREVSQHLHHWIDLTFGYKLSGKEAIKAKNVCLHLVDNHTSLTTYGVVQLFDQPHPPRLSPSQYAPAEPPFLSLAALNVPSLHIPQMDTVADTVDGLVPESTGCESSGWTMVDRDEELEQGTEALDSLASTGSSNSVSCSVPLPAISSGSGKIVGENSAVVVSQSPSSFPGDFTGGIGPGLRSAVLQRGGPMNKRHGENATGTSAEEIKIILPEGFNPLQPLEELEKLNNFLAKSLHAEVWHPAACSGSVREGLAIDSRTSLTQLYQRDMQALGVVIAEIFYSAKLRGVKPDASLRQRFQAVMKLCSANLRDVPLSLHHALETLLLIEKHSGVAYREEPDCPDPLLFKYDPIRSGLPPPNPHQLLNSIITPFPFPSYFAALHHFIFSYHAKMGTVWSLQGRDVVFHLWQQLEALLRSDITAEGLEILLPFILALMLEESTAVYAAWYLFEPISRVLGPRNANKYLLKPLISVYENPHCLRGRFYLYTDCFILQLIMRLGLQAFLSSLLPHVLQVITGFESGISDTGGEAGKGLRPGMCNLGEEEEEDFRYGEVRPSSGSAGGNMGGSSGASGGVGVVGDTGLVDYSSGISLSDQVFLSEAEDFQNGFYVNSGTGMTAGKQQNQNSAAKDQDQESLSVGKLSDKSSTSELSLGDDSMRDRVSLKSADSSQDLKHASEGEEGGELEEEEVTNENKEGTDDPGVLNFELTVSGRTETSAATVGTLEDEFVNGMTLEETVGGQEEEDDHDPLEESEEKEQKILLDTVCKTVRWLSAKLGPTVTSRYVARNLLRLLTNCYIGLEKHQFVALPSEESRLESVGMGSVYEKRPVVGDHTAGPVLDCLIYIAQLYGEPVLTYQYLPYIGYLVSPPSSQRLNTRKEASLLGAVALTQKIIVFLSDATLMDMLMKINQDVLLPLLDLLTTPRMGFPSGVQTRTAVCLKTLSLMALICLRIGREMVQQHMADTLRRFFAVFSLLHSLQPQLDHAPLRAVGDVTVVDVRTPEESNVTYEIGVLEELQTVFNPEMAHASYIPFYCLIGDTAIRKVVPNHELVWQLAQSYHQSVSQGSTKANLTSASRMEPPTSAGFGRHVACSPFPAPSGSSTPQGDSLLESGTFGSHLVGNRIQVTRDTDYAGNSNHGLTSSWGRSSHATPIITTASTFTTPSTGASSFSWVTGPSPEDSALKQELPRSSRSLQGNWLAYWQYEIGLNQQDSHFHFHQIRLQSFLGHSGTTKCLSPLAGEDYFLSGSKDKTVKLWPLYNHGDGTQEVEPRLTYSEHRKSVFYVGQLETSQEVVSCDGTVHLWDQYTGKHIRLYEAVDGKNPITAVTTMPAPHCSVVFGSADSVLRFIDPRKPGLQHEFRLAYNNVSAGLIRYLAVSPSGRTVAAGFSSGFIVLLDARTGLVLKGWPAHEGDILQMKAAEGNLVISSSTDYTLTVWKDLENKPLRQYKSQSDHIHAFDLYGSQIVTGTVANKIGVYSMADISLSPVSSTKLSSENFRGTLTSLAVLPTKRLLLLGSENGAIRLLA; from the exons ATGGATTGGCTGATGCATGCAGTTGAGAGAGACTTGGGGGTTGACCAACGGCAGCAAGGCCCAGGGCCCCGTCCACGAGAGGTCATAGCTCTCGTTCCTGTGCGCTGGGTGTTGGCGCTTAGAGAAAAGAGGGTGATGCGCTGTGCTCGCTTTGAAAGCATCAGTGCGGCAGAAATTTGCACATACCTCCAGTCTTCCCAGGCAAAGTTGCCACCTGGCTGGACACGAGTCTGCATTCAGGGCCTGAGGAAAAGCAGGCTGAGCTACAGACTAGCAAGAGATCCATGCCATCAGCAAATGGAACCACTCTCACAGGATTCCTATGTCAAAACCATGCAGTGTGTGTCACAGCACAATGTCAG gaaTCTGTGGCGGGAAGCTCATTACAAACTTGTGCAGACATATACAGGAGCCAGTGAGCAGATGCACATTACAGCTGTAGATGCTGTACGTCATGCTCTAGAAAAGCTTTTCCATTCTACGTTTATCTCACCTGACAAAATATCGCCATCTCTCTCTCCAGCcagagagaaggagaaagaCAGTTACTTGCCATCTGGTTCATCTTGTTTTTCGAAGTCCCAGTTAGACAATCTGTGTCCTAACATCTTGCCCGCAGAATGCCTGATGGAGACAGCAGAAATGTTGTATGTGATTCAGCCTTATACTCAGTATTCACTTCACAATATTGTCTCCTTCAGCCCTGCCAAGCTTGCTAACAGCCATGCCAAAGTTTTGTTCATCATCTACCAGGTACTAAAAGCTCTGCAGGCATGCCATGCAGCAGGTCTGTCTTGTGGGGAGTTGTCTCTTCAGGACATAGCAGTTGATGAGCAACTCTGCAGCCGTCTCAAACTCAACATTGGCCATTATGAGGACCTGTGCACAAAAGGGGGAGCAGACAGTGACGTTACTGTCAAACAAGAGCCACAATGTGTTCCGCCAAGAGAAATGGCATCTGTGAGCCACGAGAACAAGAGACTTTGCAAAGACTGCTTTGATGAGTTGAAGACACTGGTTCTGGACTGGGTCCATGGACGAGTCAGTAACTTCCATTACTTGATGAAGTTGAACAGATTAGCTGGACGGCGAGAAGGGGACCCTAATTATCACCCGGTGCTGCCTTGGGTTGTGGATTTCACTGTGCCATTTGGAAAATTCCGGGACCTCAGGAGGTCAAAGTTCAGGCTTAATAAGGGAGACAAGCAGCTGGATTTTACATATGAGATGACCAAAGAGGCTTTGGCAGCTGCAGTGGGAAATGGGGTGGGTGGCGTTGGTGTAGGTGGAGACCTCAGTGGCTGTGTAGGTGGTGGAGGTGCTGGACAATCTGAGCACCTTCATGTACCTCATCACATATCTGATGTTCTGTCAGACATTACTTACTATGTCTACAAAGCCCGACAGACACCCAAGTCAGTGTTGTGCAGTCATGTTAGATCCCAGTGGGAGCCCAATGAATACCCAGCCAGTATGGAGCGCATGCAGAGCTGGACCCCAGATGAGTGCATCCCAGAGTTCTACACAGATCCTTCCATTTTCCGCTCAATCCACCCAGACATGCCAGACCTGGATGTGCCTTCTTGGTGCAAATCCTGTGAAGAATTCATTGAGGTCCATCGCCGCCTTCTGGAGAGCAGAGAAGTATCCCAGCATTTGCATCACTGGATAGACCTCACATTTGGCTACAAGCTTTCAGGTAAAGAAGCTATTAAGGCCAAGAATGTGTGCCTGCACCTAGTGGACAACCACACCAGTCTGACTACCTATGGTGTAGTTCAGCTCTTTGACCAGCCCCATCCACCCCGCTTATCTCCTTCCCAGTATGCCCCAGCAGAACCTCCTTTTCTTAGCCTTGCTGCTCTAAATGTGCCTTCTCTACACATCCCTCAAATGGACACTGTAGCTGACACTGTGGATGGGCTGGTGCCAGAGTCCACAGGGTGTGAGTCCAGTGGCTGGACTATGGTAGATAGAGATGAAGAGCTTGAACAGGGTACAGAGGCTCTAGACTCATTAGCATCCACCGGCTCATCCAATTCTGTATCTTGCTCTGTCCCATTGCCTGCAATAAGTTCAGGGAGCGGAAAGATCGTTGGAGAGAACTCTGCAGTTGTCGTGTCTCAGTCTCCAAGTTCATTCCCTGGTGATTTCACAGGTGGCATTGGTCCTGGTTTACGAAGTGCAGTGTTACAAAGAGGGGGGCCAATGAACAAAAGACATGGGGAAAATGCAACTGGTACAAGTGCAGAAGAAATTAAAATCATTCTCCCTGAAGGCTTCAACCCGTTGCAACCTTTAGAAGAGCTGGAGAAGTTGAATAACTTTTTGGCAAAAAGTCTTCATGCTGAAGTATGGCATCCTGCAGCATGTAGTGGCTCAGTGAGGGAGGGCCTGGCGATTGATTCTCGAACCTCTCTTACACAGCTTTACCAAAGAGACATGCAAGCCCTGGGTGTTGTCATCGCTGAGATATTTTACTCCGCTAAACTGAGAGGAGTGAAACCAGACGCCTCTCTCAGGCAGCGTTTCCAAGCTGTCATGAAGCTGTGCTCTGCCAATCTCCGTGATGTTCCACTTTCTTTGCACCATGCTCTTGAGACATTGTTGCTAATAGAGAAACATTCAGGTGTTGCAtacagagaggaaccagattGCCCAGATCCACTCCTTTTCAAATATGACCCCATTCGCAGCGGTCTTCCTCCTCCAAACCCTCACCAGTTATTGAACTCCATTATTACGCCCTTTCCTTTCCCTTCCTATTTTGCAGCGCTCcatcattttatcttttcatacCATGCCAAGATGGGTACTGTATGGAGCCTTCAAGGAAGGGATGTTGTCTTTCATCTGTGGCAGCAACTCGAAGCACTGCTGCGGAGTGACATCACTGCAGAGGGTCTGGAGATTCTCTTGCCCTTCATCCTAGCTCTCATGCTTGAAGAGTCCACTGCTGTCTATGCAGCTTGGTACCTTTTTGAGCCCATCTCTCGAGTACTGGGTCCCAGAAATGCAAACAAGTACTTACTAAAGCCACTGATCAGTGTTTATGAAAATCCTCACTGCCTCAGAGGACGTTTCTATCTCTACACTGATTGTTTCATTCTCCAACTGATTATGAGGCTTGGCCTGCAGGCCTTTCTTTCCAGTCTGCTGCCCCATGTCCTGCAGGTCATTACTGGCTTTGAAAGTGGTATCTCAGACACTGGTGGAGAAGCTGGTAAAGGGCTGAGGCCTGGCATGTGTAATctgggagaggaggaggaagaggacttTCGGTATGGCGAAGTGAGACCATCATCTGGGTCTGCTGGAGGCAATATGGGGGGCAGCAGTGGGGCCAGTGGAGGGGTTGGGGTGGTTGGGGACACAGGGCTAGTTGACTACTCCTCTGGCATTAGTCTCAGTGATCAAGTGTTTCTCTCAGAGGCAGAGGACTTTCAGAATGGTTTTTATGTCAACAGTGGAACAGGGATGACTGCTGGGaagcagcagaaccagaactctgcagccaaggatcaaGACCAGGAGTCTTTAAGTGTTGGGAAACTAAGTGACAAAAGCAGCACAAGTGAACTCTCTCTGGGTGATGACTCAATGCGGGATCGAGTCAGTCTGAAATCAGCTGACAGCAGCCAGGACCTGAAACATGCCAGTGAGGGAGAAGAGGGAGGAGAGttggaggaagaagaagtgACTAATGAGAATAAAGAGGGCACAGATGACCCAGGTGTCCTCAACTTTGAGCTCACTGTTTCAGGACGCACAGAAACATCAGCAGCCACAGTTGGAACTTTAGAGGATGAATTTGTGAATGGGATGACACTGGAAGAGACCGTAGGAggacaggaggaagaggatgaccATGATCCATTAGAGGAGTCTGAAGAGAAAGAACAAAAGATTCTTTTAG ATACAGTCTGCAAAACAGTTCGCTGGCTTTCCGCAAAGCTTGGACCAACAGTGACATCTCGATACGTAGCCAGAAATTTGCTGCGATTGCTCACAAACTGCTACATTG GACTTGAAAAGCACCAGTTTGTGGCCCTTCCATCTGAGGAGAGCCGCCTGGAGAGTGTAGGAATGGGTAGTGTCTATGAGAAGAGGCCTGTGGTTGGTGATCACACAGCAGGACCAGTTTTGGATTGTCTCATCTACATAGCTCAACTTTATGGAGAGCCTGTACTCACCTACCAGTACCTGCCTTATATAGGATATCTG GTGTCTCCACCATCTTCGCAGCGTCTTAACACACGTAAGGAAGCAAGTCTACTTGGAGCAGTTGCACTTACACAGAAGATTATTGTCTTTCTCTCTGATGCTACTCTAATGGACATGCTAATGAAGATCAATCAAGACGTTCTTCTGCCACTTTTAGATCTGCTTACTACCCCCCGAATGGG ATTCCCCAGTGGTGTGCAAACACGCACTGCTGTCTGTCTTAAGACGCTCAGCCTAATGGCTCTCATCTGTCTGCGCATCGGGAGGGAGATGGTGCAGCAGCATATGGCTGATACTCTGCGTCggttctttgctgttttttcccTGCTGCATTCTTTGCAGCCCCAG CTGGATCATGCCCCTCTCAGAGCTGTGGGAGATGTAACAGTTGTGGACGTCAGAACACCTGAAGAGTCGAATGTAACGTATGAGATCGGGGTCTTGGAAGAGTTGCAGACTGTATTTAACCCTGAGATGGCCCATGCCTCCTACATCCCTTTCTACTGTCTCATAG GTGACACAGCCATTCGGAAAGTGGTTCCCAATCACGAACTGGTTTGGCAGTTGGCTCAGTCTTACCATCAGAGTGTGAGTCAGGGGAGCACGAAGGCTAACCTCACCTCAGCATCCAGGATGGAGCCCccaacatctgctggttttggCAGACATGTGGCTTGTAGCCCATTTCCTGCTCCTTCAGGTAGCTCCACTCCACAAGGAGACTCCCTTCTTGAGTCAGGCACATTCGGAAGCCACCTGGTTGGAAACCGTATTCAAGTTACCCGTGACACTGACTATGCTGGCAACTCTAACCATGGTTTGACAAGCTCTTGGGGACGCTCTAGCCATGCCACTCCAATTATCACCACTGCCTCAACCTTCACCACTCCATCCACAGGTGCAAGCTCTTTCTCCTGGGTGACTGGCCCCTCTCCAGAGGACAGTGCCCTAAAGCAAGAACTCCCTCGAAGTAGCCGGTCACTTCAAGGCAACTGGCTTGCCTACTGGCAGTATGAGATTGGTCTCAATCAACAAGATTCACATTTCCACTTTCACCAGATCAGACTGCAGAGTTTCTTGGGTCATTCAGGCACCACAAAATGTTTGTCACCGCTGGCAGGAGAGGATTATTTCCTTTCTGGTAGTAAAGACAAGACTGTGAAGCTTTGGCCCCTCTATAACCATGGGGATGGGACACAGGAGGTGGAGCCCAGGCTGACGTATAGTGAACATCGAAAGTCCGTCTTCTATGTGGGACAACTTGAGACGTCACAGGAGGTAGTGAGCTGTGACGGTACAGTACACCTGTGGGACCAGTATACAG GCAAGCACATCCGCTTGTATGAAGCAGTGGATGGAAAGAATCCCATTACAGCCGTCACCACCATGCCAGCTCCACACTGCAGCGTTGTGTTTGGCAGTGCAGATTCTGTTCTCCGCTTCATTGATCCTCGCAAACCTGGATTGCAG CATGAATTTCGTCTGGCATACAACAATGTGAGCGCTGGGCTTATCCGTTACCTGGCAGTGAGCCCCTCAGGACGCACAGTAGCTGCAGGTTTCTCATCTGGATTCATTGTTCTGCTAGATGCACGGACAGGACTTGTGCTGAAGGGCTGGCCAGCTCATGAAGGAGATATCCTTCAGATGAAG gctGCAGAGGGAAACCTGGTGATCAGCTCCTCCACTGACTACACGCTGACTGTGTGGAAAGATCTTGAAAACAAGCCTCTTCGCCAGTACAAGTCACAGTCTGATCACATCCATGCCTTTGACCTTTACGGTTCGCAGATTGTAACGGGAACAGTGGCTAACAAAATAGGGGTGTACTCTATGGCTGATATTTCCCTGAGCCCTGTTAGCAGCACAAAACTGAGCTCAGAGAATTTCCGCGGCACTCTGACCAGCCTCGCAGTCCTACCCACTAAAAGGCTTCTGCTGCTGGGCTCTGAGAACGGCGCCATTAGGTTATTAGCTTGA
- the serpinf2b gene encoding serpin peptidase inhibitor, clade F (alpha-2 antiplasmin, pigment epithelium derived factor), member 2b, which translates to MDLCLTLLLICLCSQGTTNAEVAEDQSIPLVPLIPLIPSHPKDNETANPANTTESSNQPATIATTTDEEEEEDDCQLIGRNPESLQAITAAIQKLGVQLLQNLEITPEQPNLILSPLSISLALSQLALGAKNETEELLMHHLHENTVPCYHQSLHNVLKQLKNNDVQIATRIFLRQGFEAKQEFVSESQRLYDSEPAIVESLQQINNWVENATQGKMTDFLSALPPNLLLMLINAVHFKGEWQAQFDPRFTSRGVFYLDDMHMVDVEVMEDAKHPLSLFIDNELEAQIARFPFMKMMSLLVIMPLSGQVNVSSLSAKLNISDLYERLPKERAVQVKVPKFKLEYSQELQDVLTKFGLGEMFLNPNLAEIADGPLLVSSVMHKSSMEINEEGAEAAAATTVVISRASNPIFHLSQPFFFVLLDDVTQVPIFMGVINNPNPGAPILQRGEFGNKDKVMFPIDKDHMGSFGSPPK; encoded by the exons ATGGACCTCTGCCTGACACTCCTGTTGATCTGTCTCTGCAGCCAAGGAACCACT AATGCTGAGGTGGCAGAAGATCAGTCCATCCCTCTGGTGCCTCTTATTCCTCTGATTCCCAGTCACCCCAAAGAT AATGAGACGGCAAATCCTGCAAATACCACAGAATCAAGCAACCAACCAGCAACCATTGCAACCACaacagatgaagaagaagaagaagatgattgTCAGTTGATTGGAAGGAACCCAGAGTCCTTACAGGCTATCACTGCTGCCATCCAAAAGCTGGGTGTGCAGTTGCTGCAGAATCTGGAGATAACGCCTGAGCAGCCAAATCTTATTTTATCTCCCCTAAGCATATCCCTTGCCCTGTCTCAACTGGCTTTAG GTGCAAAAAATGAGACAGAGGAGCTGCTGATGCACCATCTCCATGAAAACACTGTTCCCTGCTACCATCAGTCTTTGCATAATGTTTTAAAGCAGCTTAAAAACAATGACGTCCAAATTGCCACACGCATCTTTCTACGCCAAG GGTTTGAGGCAAAGCAAGAGTTTGTAAGTGAATCCCAGCGCTTATATGACTCAGAACCTGCAATTGTAgagagcctgcagcagataaacaaCTGGGTAGAGAATGCAACACAAGGAAAGATGACAGACTTCCTGTCTGCCTTACCACCCAATCTGCTCCTCATGCTCATTAATGcagttcattttaaag GAGAATGGCAAGCTCAGTTTGATCCACGCTTTACTTCCAGAGGTGTGTTCTACCTTGATGACATGCACATGGTGGATGTTGAAGTGATGGAAGATGCCAAACATCCCCtgagtttatttattgataATGAACTGGAGGCTCAG ATAGCAAGGTTTCCCTTCATGAAGATGATGAGTTTATTGGTGATCATGCCTCTATCTGGCCAAGTGAATGTGTCTTCACTTTCTGCAAAGCTGAATATCTCTGACTTGTACGAACGTCTGCCCAAAGAAAGAGCCGTTCAAGTTAAAGTTCCCAAATTCAAACTGGAGTATTCTCAAGAGTTACAAGATGTTCTTACCAAATTTG GTCTTGGAGAAATGTTCCTGAATCCCAACTTGGCTGAGATTGCAGATGGCCCCCTGCTGGTGTCCAGCGTGATGCACAAGTCCAGCATGGAGATAAACGAGGAGGGagcagaggctgctgcagctacCACTGTGGTCATCTCAAGAGCATCTAATCCTATTTTCCATCTCAGTCAAcctttcttctttgttcttttggATGATGTAACTCAAGTACCGATCTTCATGGGGGTCATCAACAATCCCAATCCTGGAGCCCCAATCCTGCAAAGAGGAGAATTTGGAAACAAAGATAAAGTTATGTTCCCAATCGACAAGGATCACATGGGATCATTTGGAAGTCCTCCAAAGTAG